GTTGTTCATCTACAACAGCTTTATTTCTGATTGTACTGAAAAACATTATCCCACAATTCATCGATTGTAATAAGTGCTTCGTTTAGTGGGATTACGCTCCATTTTCCATTGTTTTCTATTCCTAATCCAATACTTTTTAGTTTCAATAAAGCATCATTGACATCAAAATCTAATTCGGTTTTTAAATGAGAAGCAAACCAAGATTCTATCTGCAAATCTAATTCAGAAGCAGTCAATGAATTTTGGCTTCTGTTTAAGAATGCATACGCTAAAATAGTTTCTTTCAGGGCTTCTTCTTCAGACGAATTTAAAAGCGAATAAAAAGCACCGCTGTTGTTGCCGACATTCTTAAAATACAAACTGTCCGAAAGTGTTTTGGAATATCTAATTTTCTTATTTATAAAGTTGTTGTACTGACGAAAACAGTAAGCTGCCAAAATTCCTAGAGCAATTAATCCCTGATTTAAGGAAGTTTTACTGTTCAATAAATCGATAGTTTCTCCGGTTTGGTAAGCGTCATACATATTGATAAGAGCCGGAATTACTTTGGCACTTAAAAGTGAAATCCCACCAAAAACACCTGGAACCCAAAGTAGCATTTTGTCTTTTAGAGACATTTTAGGAACTGCATTTGGAAATGTGGTTTCTAGGTCATTTTTAGGAACACGCTTAAAAATTTTTAAAGCAATAGAACCCGGATCAATCGGCATTTTTCCTAATTTGACTTTCTTTGCAGCGAGATAATCTGCATCGCTGTAATTGAGGTAAATTAAAACACGATCGTAATATTCGATTTCGACTTCCTTTTTCCAGAAAAAATATTTTTTCACCTTTTCTTTAGCCTTATGATGACCACGGGCATATAATTCGAAATCTTTAAATGCATTAAAATCAATAGCCAGACTTAAACCAATTAAGTCCGATTCTTCAAATGCCGCTTTTAAGGTTTCTTCGTTGATTCGGTAGTAATTGCCTCTTTCTAAAACCGTAAGCAGTGTTTGTTTAAAAATACCAAAATCACTTTTGCCAATAAAACCTTCGCGTTCTTTTTCACTTAAATCGGGATCATATAAGGCATAATGCTGCTTTAAGTTCCGATTTAAATTAAAAGATTCGTAATGATAATAATGCTCGATGATATCGAATAATTTTTGGAAATCAGTGGCATTTTTGGGGTCTGCTGTTAAAGCAATCTGCTGTTCTAATAAAAACTCTTTGTTAAACGGAATATAATGTTCTCGCGTCATATCGATTCTAAGCTTTAATTTTTTCTGGCGTGGAAGCGGCAAAGATACAAAGGTTTGAAGTTTAAAATTTTAGAAGGGTAAAAAAGAGTAAAATAAAAAATGGGATTTCCAATCGTTACCAGCGATTTGAAATCCCATTTTATGTTCCAAAAAAAGTGACAAAAAATTTAAAAAAGCTTTCTTGAGGAAAACTAAATTCTAACTAAAAATTATTCATAGCAATATTACCACTATAAATTAGCGTAGCTATGCGTATTTATACGGTTTTTTTCTAAAGTTTCTAAGATACTAAGGGACTAAGTTTTTTTTTTGAGAAACAAAGTGATAAAGATTCAGAGTATTTTCTCTGTGGTCAATTCCTTTCTGACCTTTTTAGACTGATTACGCCTTGAACGTATTTTATTAATTCTTCTTTGGTAACAGAAAAGGCGGCGTTTTCTTCTTCAGTGCTTAAATACAAGTTTGCAATACTCTCGGCATCCATGTTTTGATTGAGGTAATGTTGCTCTGCATATTGTATAAGATGATCTACAAAACGTTCACGTTGTTGGCCTTTTTCTATGGTTTCTTGGTCGCCTTCTTTTATTTTTTCGATTACTGATTCTGGTAAATCGATAGTGAGATACATACAATCTACAGCAACTTTAGAAAGCATTTCTTTTTCAATTCTTCCTGTAGCATTGCAATAGGCGCAAGGTGCAGGAACCCATTTTAATTGTCTTTTTAAACGAATAATATCTTCAAGGTCAACAAATCCTTTTCCAAGACATCTCGGACATTCTATATCTGATCGTTTAAAAAAATTAAAAATGCTCATTGGTTATAAAAAAATCTTAGTGGTTGTGAATTATGCTAATTTAGACAATTAAGTAAGAAAAGTTATTCAGGTAAAGTGTTTTTTTTGAAGAAAAAAATTAACAAAGATTGTTGATTTGTTTTTTAACCAGATTTCAACATAGATATTATACAATGAAATGAAAGATACTATGAAACGAAGAGTAACATTTTATGCCTTAAATTTGATAAAGGATTCTTATAAAACAAATTGATTTTTATGGAAAATACACAAACGACTAAAATGCAGGACTTCTTTAGAATTCTCTTAGGGATTTTTATGATCACGGCCGCTTTTGGCCATTTTACTTTTCAAAGACAGGATTTTCAGGCGCAGGTGCCAAATTGGATACCCTTGGGTAAAGACTTAGTTGTTATTCTTTCTGGAATTGTAGAAATAGCATTAGGGCTTAGCATGTTATTTCTAACGAAGTATAAAGTGCAAGTGGGAATTGCGCTGGCGGTATTTTATGTGTTAGTTTTTCCGGGTAATATTGCACAATATCTAAACGGAACTTCTGCTTTTGGATTAGATACAGATCAAGCTCGTTTGATTCGATTGTTTTTTCAACCTGTGCTGATTTTTTTGGCTTTGTGGTCTACTGGTGGGATTGGGTACTTTAGGAATAGACATTAATCAACAATAGAAATACCGTATTTAATATTGCTCTCTTCAAATATGGATTTTAGCATGTCATACTTTGTTGTACAGTATTCTCCAATATTTAGTCTTTTATCGCTCGATTTGTAATGGTCGCAACCGAAACAAATTTCTAGATAAGCGATTATTTTATTATTTGAATCCAAAAATAAAATAGCATTTCTAGGCATATAACACATTGTGTCTACAAATTCGTGAGGGAGTCGTGTATAAGTAAAGTTGAAAACAATATCAGTTAATTTGTTTATCTGTTCCGTATTTAGAGTGGCAGTTTCATCATAATATTCAGGTTTAAAGATGTCTTTCCCTAATACAATTGAATTGATGTGTCTCATTAACTCTACCCCAGTAAATCCTTCAGTTTTATTCTTTAAAGATATAACTTTAATTTGTTTAGATTTAGAAAAAGGGAAATTGAGAAGTCTTTCTTTTTCTGAAAAATTTTTAGACCTAATACATTTTCCGTTATCATAAATAGATTGCGAAAATGAAATTTGAGCTAGTAAAAGTATCACAAACAGAAATTTTCTCATTTTTTACCTGAAATTTTTAAACGAAAATAAGCTTTGAAAATTGAAATTTTACGCTTTCCAAAAAAAATATCTAATTATCTAAATTCACAAATTATTTAATAGAAAGATTATCCAGCAAAATCTGATACTTTCTTCCCACAGGAATAACATCACCATTAGACATTGTAAGATTTTTAAAAGTAACAGCAGTAATTTTAGTTGTATTAACAATAAAAGAGCGATGCACTTGTACAAAATGCGAACACTCAATTTCGGCGCTTATGCTGGCGAGTGAACCGTAAATAATAATAGGCGATTTCAGTTTGCTGTTGTATAGTTTCATGTAATTCCCTAGGCTTTCAATATATAAAATATCGGCAAGAGAGGTTTCAATAGTTTGTCCGTTAGAACGATATGAAAGTGTTTTTTCGGAACTGCTGGTTTCCTTTTTAATGGTATTTCCAGAATGATACGTTTTGGCTTTTTCAATGGCTTTAGAGAATTTATCTAATGAAATA
This portion of the Flavobacterium panacagri genome encodes:
- a CDS encoding DoxX family protein; this encodes MENTQTTKMQDFFRILLGIFMITAAFGHFTFQRQDFQAQVPNWIPLGKDLVVILSGIVEIALGLSMLFLTKYKVQVGIALAVFYVLVFPGNIAQYLNGTSAFGLDTDQARLIRLFFQPVLIFLALWSTGGIGYFRNRH
- a CDS encoding LytR/AlgR family response regulator transcription factor, which produces MALTYRCLIIDDESPAHKALISHISKFDELEHSGSAFNGMEAIKLLNENQYDIIFLDINMPVISGVELMELQPNRPLTIVTTAYSDFALSAYQNDAIDYLMKPISLDKFSKAIEKAKTYHSGNTIKKETSSSEKTLSYRSNGQTIETSLADILYIESLGNYMKLYNSKLKSPIIIYGSLASISAEIECSHFVQVHRSFIVNTTKITAVTFKNLTMSNGDVIPVGRKYQILLDNLSIK
- a CDS encoding TMEM143 family protein — translated: MTREHYIPFNKEFLLEQQIALTADPKNATDFQKLFDIIEHYYHYESFNLNRNLKQHYALYDPDLSEKEREGFIGKSDFGIFKQTLLTVLERGNYYRINEETLKAAFEESDLIGLSLAIDFNAFKDFELYARGHHKAKEKVKKYFFWKKEVEIEYYDRVLIYLNYSDADYLAAKKVKLGKMPIDPGSIALKIFKRVPKNDLETTFPNAVPKMSLKDKMLLWVPGVFGGISLLSAKVIPALINMYDAYQTGETIDLLNSKTSLNQGLIALGILAAYCFRQYNNFINKKIRYSKTLSDSLYFKNVGNNSGAFYSLLNSSEEEALKETILAYAFLNRSQNSLTASELDLQIESWFASHLKTELDFDVNDALLKLKSIGLGIENNGKWSVIPLNEALITIDELWDNVFQYNQK